Proteins encoded together in one bacterium window:
- a CDS encoding type II toxin-antitoxin system HicB family antitoxin, producing MHNEFTAIIEQDEGWFIAYCPEVSGANGQGRTKDECLKNLSEAIALILEDRREDAFRGVPENAERAIVSV from the coding sequence ATGCACAATGAATTTACGGCAATTATTGAGCAGGATGAAGGCTGGTTCATAGCCTATTGCCCAGAGGTCTCGGGCGCTAATGGACAAGGGCGCACGAAGGATGAGTGTCTCAAGAACTTGTCCGAGGCAATCGCTCTCATCCTCGAGGACCGGCGAGAAGACGCGTTTCGCGGTGTTCCAGAAAATGCTGAGCGGGCTATTGTCAGTGTATAA
- a CDS encoding type II toxin-antitoxin system HicA family toxin — translation MKRSILLRDLRRNGCYLKREGRSHSLWCDPQTGHIEAVPRHTEIPDKLARRICRALSVPEP, via the coding sequence ATGAAGCGCAGTATCTTACTCAGAGATCTCCGGCGTAACGGCTGCTATCTCAAACGAGAGGGCAGATCGCATTCCCTGTGGTGTGACCCTCAAACTGGTCATATAGAGGCGGTGCCGCGTCATACAGAGATTCCCGACAAACTCGCGAGGAGAATCTGCCGTGCGCTGTCCGTGCCAGAACCGTAG
- the dapA gene encoding 4-hydroxy-tetrahydrodipicolinate synthase, whose translation MFKGSFVALVTPFKDGKVSFEDYERLLEYHLQSGTSGVLLCGTTGESATITRDEYRQILSFVKRELQGKLPIIAGIGSNDTRTAIENARICGEIGIDGLLAISCYYNKPTQAGHIAHFTKVASSTRLPIIIYNIPGRTAVNLLPSTLERLCDVPNIIGVKESSGDMKQVLEIRRLCKDRLTILSGEDLMVVPILSIGGSGVISASANILAKEMADMCRLFFEGKVAEAASIQVEISDVINACFIETNPAPVKTALAAMGMCSGELRLPLVEMEPDNKERLLAVLREYGLI comes from the coding sequence ATGTTCAAGGGGTCGTTTGTTGCGCTGGTAACGCCTTTCAAGGATGGGAAGGTATCTTTTGAGGATTACGAGAGGCTGCTGGAGTATCACTTGCAGTCGGGCACGAGCGGCGTGCTTCTGTGCGGCACAACGGGCGAATCGGCCACAATTACGAGGGATGAATATCGGCAGATTCTCTCGTTCGTGAAGCGCGAGCTTCAGGGCAAGCTGCCGATAATAGCGGGCATCGGCTCGAACGACACACGCACAGCAATCGAGAACGCTCGCATCTGCGGGGAGATCGGAATCGACGGACTGCTTGCGATCTCCTGCTACTACAACAAGCCAACGCAGGCGGGGCACATCGCTCACTTCACCAAGGTAGCCTCGAGCACACGGCTGCCGATAATCATCTACAACATCCCCGGCAGAACCGCTGTGAACCTACTCCCCTCGACGCTTGAGAGACTCTGCGACGTGCCAAACATCATCGGCGTCAAGGAATCGAGCGGCGACATGAAGCAGGTGCTCGAGATAAGGCGCCTCTGCAAAGACAGGCTGACGATTCTCTCGGGCGAGGACCTGATGGTCGTGCCGATCCTCTCGATCGGAGGCAGCGGGGTCATCTCGGCGTCTGCGAACATCCTCGCGAAGGAGATGGCGGATATGTGCAGGCTTTTCTTCGAGGGGAAGGTGGCCGAGGCGGCCAGCATTCAGGTGGAGATTTCTGACGTCATCAACGCCTGCTTCATCGAGACCAACCCGGCTCCCGTCAAGACCGCCCTGGCCGCTATGGGTATGTGCTCTGGCGAGCTTCGGCTGCCGCTGGTCGAGATGGAGCCTGACAACAAGGAACGGCTACTTGCGGTGTTGAGGGAATATGGCCTCATCTGA
- a CDS encoding FG-GAP-like repeat-containing protein produces the protein MKYKPSLLIAAMLTAFAAFALSAPILQAASTPLSTEPLLLTPDALAAQDLKITDLDGDGSLDIAVACYNSPNVVYLNKFGDFSGYSEWESAEADYTLSLALADVTGDGLPDLFSGNSIGQSNRLNVNSVGGLSQAAGWSSFDARWTNAVLAYDFDHDGNIDIFAGGSGENVIYKNLGAGLDAAPFWVSPSRIETRAAAIGEINGDGVPFLAVGNVGVNRIYRIAAGLPEDDPVWTSPDWQATYSLDLGDYDADGDLDLLVGNLDGADQVFANNEGDFGDGPVWTSSDAGATRSIRWCDFADDGFPDVAVATFRSQANAIYSNSNGVIETSASWVSDDAEDTTSMLCTDLDGNGSTDMVVANQDGYVVAYLSLLHSAPFVVETTPEDGDTDVARVAQITVLLYDYDEDMDIGAVELLVNGDSVSFAVTTSSEGATVQFAPAVGYPPDSEVHVTVRAADVEGNQMPDYGFSFTTAGNTAPTLKNGSVNPPIGDTDDVFSFYVDYVDEDYDRPDRADAVIVDESETRVATLPMQVLSTYSYNGTYQAATSLGQGSYYYYFDFEDAFGASCRLPETGYYSGPEVQRHNTAPMLASPMLSPPTGDAETTFWFSVYYWDLDEDAASTAKVVVKSSTSEYSWDMVLQDGTADDGTFSYCASLPAGTYSYYFDFVDERGASVKLPPVGYFIGPVVTGESSPSILSYGGVSPSLGSTSTDFEFRVYYFSAAGDEPSVSTLYYKTELTHSAEMTLGNGMLFDGDYTFKTRLTAQTQWYYFRFVTKGGDSVRLPQEGYFYGPNLAGQGNETLLDTGGVDPVISSGNGTFTFSAHYYDAAGGAPSEAEVHIQASGWSSSETMELVTGESPSNGEYTLETSLSTNTYEYYFVFVDSKGAQVRLPETGSFSGPFVGQSNNPPSLSDASFWPQCGTVQDTFTFSVHYFDEDGNEPGIARVILHAGGEVVPAQLELTSGTAANGTYSVETSVPAGEVRYRFRFVDTKGGAAASPEAELAEGPTVGDFTLSLAVDSDVLWPQDTLNLTLSINNMASTDLAAMFAAAIVLPTGELIYFPDWGMSLAGLDLDFPAGFELSNYPILTMQVPDSAPTGDYIAYAGIFGTGDFGCVLSDLAQSTWRIQPGK, from the coding sequence ATGAAGTATAAGCCAAGCTTACTAATCGCAGCGATGCTCACAGCGTTTGCGGCGTTCGCCCTCTCGGCGCCAATCCTTCAAGCAGCAAGCACGCCGCTCTCAACTGAACCGCTCCTTCTCACACCGGATGCGCTTGCGGCCCAGGACCTCAAGATAACCGACCTTGATGGGGACGGGAGTCTCGACATCGCCGTTGCCTGCTACAACTCGCCGAATGTCGTCTATCTCAACAAGTTCGGGGATTTCTCTGGATATTCTGAGTGGGAGTCGGCTGAGGCGGACTACACGCTCTCGCTGGCGCTCGCGGATGTTACAGGCGATGGCCTGCCGGACCTTTTTTCCGGCAACAGCATTGGGCAGAGCAACCGGCTGAACGTCAACTCGGTGGGCGGTCTGTCACAGGCGGCCGGTTGGAGCTCTTTCGACGCACGGTGGACGAACGCTGTGCTCGCCTACGATTTCGATCACGATGGCAACATCGACATTTTCGCGGGGGGCTCGGGCGAGAACGTCATATACAAGAATCTGGGCGCTGGCCTCGACGCTGCGCCGTTCTGGGTCTCGCCGAGTCGCATCGAGACGCGTGCGGCGGCAATTGGTGAGATCAACGGCGATGGCGTGCCGTTCCTTGCGGTTGGGAACGTCGGCGTCAACCGCATCTATCGCATCGCAGCGGGGCTTCCTGAGGACGACCCCGTCTGGACGTCGCCCGATTGGCAGGCCACGTACTCCCTCGACCTCGGGGATTATGATGCTGATGGCGACCTCGACCTGTTGGTTGGCAATCTTGACGGAGCTGACCAGGTGTTCGCCAACAACGAGGGCGACTTCGGTGATGGGCCGGTTTGGACATCGAGCGATGCTGGCGCAACGCGGTCGATAAGATGGTGCGATTTTGCGGATGACGGCTTTCCGGACGTGGCCGTGGCGACGTTCAGGTCCCAGGCTAACGCTATCTATTCGAACTCAAATGGCGTGATCGAGACCTCTGCCTCGTGGGTTTCTGACGATGCAGAGGACACAACCTCGATGCTGTGCACAGATCTGGATGGGAACGGGTCAACGGACATGGTCGTTGCCAACCAGGACGGATATGTCGTTGCCTACCTGTCTCTTTTGCATTCTGCTCCGTTTGTCGTCGAGACGACGCCCGAGGACGGGGATACAGACGTCGCAAGGGTCGCCCAGATAACGGTCTTGCTCTATGACTACGACGAGGACATGGATATTGGGGCGGTCGAGTTGCTCGTCAATGGCGATAGCGTGAGTTTCGCTGTAACAACCTCGAGCGAGGGCGCGACGGTGCAGTTTGCGCCAGCGGTGGGCTATCCGCCTGATTCTGAGGTCCACGTCACGGTTCGCGCTGCCGACGTCGAGGGCAACCAGATGCCCGACTACGGCTTTTCCTTCACAACTGCCGGCAACACAGCACCCACTCTCAAGAATGGCTCGGTGAACCCGCCGATCGGAGACACCGATGATGTTTTCAGCTTCTATGTGGATTACGTGGACGAGGACTACGACCGTCCCGATCGCGCTGATGCGGTGATTGTGGATGAGAGCGAGACGAGGGTGGCCACGCTCCCAATGCAGGTGCTCTCAACGTATTCATACAACGGCACGTATCAGGCGGCAACCAGCCTCGGGCAGGGCAGCTACTATTACTACTTCGATTTTGAGGATGCCTTCGGCGCCTCGTGTAGGCTGCCTGAGACGGGCTACTATTCTGGGCCCGAAGTTCAGAGGCACAACACCGCCCCCATGCTCGCCTCTCCCATGCTCAGCCCCCCGACGGGCGATGCCGAGACGACATTCTGGTTCTCGGTCTATTACTGGGACCTCGATGAGGACGCAGCATCGACGGCGAAAGTTGTCGTCAAGAGCTCCACGAGCGAATACTCCTGGGACATGGTCCTTCAAGATGGCACCGCGGACGACGGGACCTTCTCATATTGCGCCTCGCTTCCGGCGGGCACATACAGCTACTACTTCGACTTCGTCGATGAACGAGGCGCAAGTGTGAAGCTGCCGCCGGTCGGATATTTCATTGGCCCGGTTGTAACGGGCGAGAGTTCGCCGAGCATTCTCTCCTACGGTGGCGTTTCGCCGTCGCTGGGCTCAACGAGCACGGATTTTGAGTTTCGGGTTTACTACTTTAGCGCGGCTGGGGACGAGCCTTCCGTCTCCACGCTTTACTACAAGACGGAGTTGACGCATTCGGCAGAGATGACGCTTGGCAACGGGATGCTCTTCGACGGGGACTACACGTTCAAGACCAGGCTTACAGCTCAGACGCAGTGGTATTATTTCCGCTTCGTGACGAAGGGCGGCGATTCGGTGCGCCTCCCCCAGGAGGGGTATTTCTATGGGCCGAATCTCGCGGGACAAGGGAACGAGACGCTTCTGGACACCGGCGGGGTCGATCCGGTCATCTCCAGCGGGAACGGGACATTCACTTTCTCCGCGCACTACTACGATGCAGCCGGGGGTGCTCCCTCCGAGGCTGAGGTTCACATACAGGCCTCGGGCTGGTCGAGCTCCGAGACGATGGAGCTCGTAACTGGCGAGTCGCCCTCGAACGGGGAATACACACTAGAAACTTCGCTGAGCACGAACACATACGAATACTACTTCGTCTTCGTAGATAGCAAGGGCGCACAGGTCAGGCTCCCCGAGACGGGCAGTTTCTCAGGGCCTTTCGTTGGCCAGTCAAATAACCCCCCGTCGCTTAGTGATGCCAGTTTCTGGCCGCAATGCGGCACCGTGCAGGACACGTTCACGTTCTCGGTGCATTACTTCGACGAGGACGGCAACGAGCCTGGCATCGCGCGGGTGATTCTGCACGCTGGCGGCGAGGTAGTTCCTGCCCAGCTCGAACTCACATCGGGAACTGCCGCAAACGGGACCTACTCCGTCGAGACGAGCGTGCCGGCCGGCGAAGTGCGGTATCGTTTCCGTTTCGTCGATACGAAGGGCGGGGCGGCGGCGTCCCCTGAGGCCGAGCTGGCAGAGGGCCCGACCGTTGGCGACTTTACGCTATCGCTTGCGGTCGATTCTGACGTCCTGTGGCCGCAGGACACTCTGAACCTGACGCTGAGCATCAACAACATGGCGTCAACCGATCTTGCGGCCATGTTCGCCGCAGCGATCGTTTTGCCGACGGGCGAGCTTATCTACTTTCCCGACTGGGGGATGTCGCTTGCCGGGCTTGATCTTGATTTCCCAGCAGGTTTCGAGCTATCAAACTATCCCATACTCACGATGCAGGTGCCCGATAGCGCACCGACGGGAGACTACATAGCCTACGCCGGCATCTTCGGGACGGGCGATTTCGGCTGCGTCCTCAGCGACCTCGCGCAGTCCACCTGGCGCATCCAGCCGGGCAAGTAG
- a CDS encoding glycosyltransferase family 39 protein, producing MQRSSSTDNRSSTAKSTWVLVAIIGVAAGMLLAGIRKDLPHISEVDEEIFVNPALRIAATGDLNPHWFGNPGSTVIYPLALLFNVWNCVEHGGNFLRPDQQIMRSAKENSSEFFMLARLLTVLYALASIPFIFLIGRRLFGENVGLIGAWLSILSPLIIYYARLVRTDMAGLFFGAVAIWFYLKFIDRPCLKHSVLAGLATGLAIASRYFMATLIPLLVAFDILAIIRRRNDKQRLLALWRPIAVGLVALILGFALSSPYFFLDFETAKANLRSEDRSQHFGADGLSYTGNLTWYITTAIPRAITWPVALLAVAGAVLTIIRRRAEQLIVLGFVAVFILSASLSGLHWARWMIQILPLISILAADAVYSAALGLSAIFNLNRKQRAALTTVLILCISAMPLKNVLLMTLREASPSARVIAREWMLRNLPPGSKVANETYSAVLDNTDLVVQDNYTLAEVRSLRNYYDAGYRYLVVSSAIYGRYCSMPSRYPRQVRFYKELFQKGHLLKEFTPNPLRGGPTIRIYRLGEPSIKERLSRKASTDFADFTD from the coding sequence ATGCAGCGATCGAGCTCGACTGACAACAGAAGCAGCACCGCCAAGAGCACTTGGGTTCTCGTAGCCATCATCGGCGTGGCGGCCGGGATGCTCCTCGCAGGCATCCGTAAGGACCTGCCACACATCAGCGAGGTTGACGAGGAGATCTTCGTGAATCCGGCCCTGAGAATCGCCGCCACAGGAGACCTGAACCCGCATTGGTTCGGCAATCCCGGCTCCACAGTGATCTATCCACTCGCTCTCCTTTTCAATGTCTGGAACTGCGTCGAGCACGGAGGCAACTTCCTGCGCCCCGACCAGCAAATAATGAGATCAGCAAAGGAGAACTCATCCGAGTTCTTCATGCTGGCCCGCCTGCTCACCGTGTTATATGCCCTCGCCAGCATACCGTTTATCTTCCTGATCGGGCGGCGCCTCTTTGGCGAGAACGTTGGCCTTATCGGCGCCTGGCTTTCAATCCTGTCCCCCCTTATCATCTACTACGCTCGGCTGGTCAGGACGGACATGGCCGGCCTGTTCTTTGGGGCGGTGGCCATCTGGTTCTATTTGAAGTTCATCGACCGGCCTTGCCTCAAGCACTCGGTGCTGGCGGGCCTCGCGACAGGCCTTGCGATTGCCTCACGATACTTCATGGCTACGCTCATCCCTCTTCTTGTGGCCTTTGACATACTGGCCATAATTCGCCGCCGCAACGACAAGCAGCGGCTTCTAGCCCTGTGGCGGCCAATCGCGGTGGGACTAGTCGCTCTTATTCTTGGATTTGCGCTCTCCAGCCCCTATTTCTTCCTGGATTTTGAGACGGCAAAGGCGAACCTGCGCTCCGAAGACCGCTCCCAGCATTTTGGCGCGGACGGGCTCTCCTATACCGGCAACCTGACTTGGTACATTACTACCGCGATTCCAAGAGCTATCACCTGGCCGGTCGCTCTCCTGGCAGTTGCAGGTGCGGTTCTGACGATCATCAGACGGCGAGCGGAGCAGCTCATCGTGCTTGGCTTCGTCGCGGTGTTTATCCTCTCGGCATCGCTATCAGGCCTCCACTGGGCGAGGTGGATGATACAGATTCTGCCGCTCATATCCATCCTGGCGGCCGACGCGGTTTACTCAGCCGCTCTCGGTCTATCCGCAATCTTCAACCTCAACCGGAAGCAAAGGGCCGCTCTGACCACTGTCTTAATCCTCTGCATCTCAGCTATGCCGCTGAAAAACGTTCTCCTGATGACACTACGCGAGGCGAGCCCGAGCGCAAGGGTCATTGCCCGCGAGTGGATGCTGCGGAACCTGCCGCCTGGGAGCAAGGTCGCCAATGAGACGTATTCCGCGGTGCTCGACAATACGGACCTCGTGGTTCAGGACAACTACACACTGGCCGAAGTCCGCAGCCTGCGGAACTATTATGATGCCGGCTATCGCTACCTCGTGGTCAGCAGCGCCATATATGGCAGGTACTGCTCGATGCCGAGTCGCTATCCCCGTCAGGTGAGGTTCTACAAGGAGCTCTTCCAGAAGGGCCATCTCTTGAAGGAGTTCACCCCGAATCCTCTCCGCGGCGGGCCGACAATCCGCATCTACCGGCTGGGAGAACCCTCCATAAAGGAACGACTGAGTAGGAAAGCGTCCACAGATTTCGCAGATTTCACAGATTGA
- a CDS encoding sigma-70 family RNA polymerase sigma factor translates to MTICGECEKRDTCTELCDKVRKLSYGGGKSRKRRTYPMDYHGLEAKSTVAMNRFQIDAIQAISYKPTDRTDLRMLLEQTLALLSSGQRFVFVKKMEGYTNREIAELAGLTEKAIEQRHTRARKRLKRLLARTNGDFM, encoded by the coding sequence ATGACGATATGCGGCGAGTGTGAAAAGCGCGATACGTGTACTGAGTTGTGTGACAAGGTCAGAAAGCTGTCTTATGGTGGCGGCAAGAGTCGGAAGCGTCGGACATATCCCATGGATTATCACGGTTTGGAGGCCAAATCGACGGTAGCGATGAACCGCTTCCAGATCGACGCAATTCAGGCCATAAGCTATAAACCGACTGACCGGACCGATCTGCGCATGCTGCTGGAGCAGACCTTAGCGTTGTTGTCTTCTGGCCAGCGCTTCGTCTTCGTCAAGAAGATGGAAGGCTACACCAACCGTGAGATCGCCGAGCTGGCAGGTCTGACCGAGAAGGCCATCGAGCAGAGGCACACCCGCGCCCGCAAGCGCCTCAAGCGCCTCTTGGCCCGGACGAACGGCGACTTTATGTAG